A part of Bacillus rossius redtenbacheri isolate Brsri chromosome 1, Brsri_v3, whole genome shotgun sequence genomic DNA contains:
- the LOC134534023 gene encoding E3 ubiquitin-protein ligase RNF34-like isoform X2 — MEEFVAGIFCRGDSDGKKLVCESCNTVLTFFKRKRVCCVCQQHFCRDCLSSNGSGNGNNGSTTSLIGRLADKKLKCATCMVMTARPLDREQLMQQRIRDLRRYLSSLNVSTTGCVEKKELVDLLIRHVALTSYRESAQHRPQPQPQPQPQPQPQPQPQPQQAPASNYTPSPAPPPSVAPEPEPEYDVSSPPDSEADGFVSRRNPESVDIVEVPEGSSDGTLSDSGVEPLVTEEEEDDAGEVRTSQIFVVVEEPGRTPDNMSIEEEEGFTEPPQDGGEYVEVPMQRNAVSLNDISSLSELENMPVKSLKELLLRNRVDFRGCCEKAELLERASRLWNDNAKARESISNLPMDELCKVCMDAPVECVMLECGHMATCTDCGKQLSECPICRQYVVRIVRTFRA; from the exons ATGGAG GAGTTTGTGGCTGGAATTTTTTGTCGAGGTGACTCTGATGGAAAGAAGCTGGTTTGCGAGAGCTGCAATACTGTGTTAACGTTTTTCAAAAGAAAG AGGGTGTGCTGCGTCTGCCAGCAACACTTCTGCCGGGACTGCCTCTCCTCGAACGGCAGTGGAAACGGCAACAACGGCAGCACGACGTCGCTGATCGGTCGCCTGGCGGACAAGAAGCTGAAGTGTGCAACGTGCATGGTCATGACTGCCCGGCCGCTGGACAGGGAGCAGCTCATGCAGCAGCGCATCAGGGACTTGAGACGATACCTGAGCTCCCTGAATGTCTCCACGACTGGTTGCGTGG AGAAGAAAGAGCTGGTGGACTTGCTGATACGACACGTGGCCCTGACGAGCTACAGGGAGTCTGCGCAGCACAGGCCCCAGCCCCAGCCACAGCCACAGCCCCAGCCCCAGCCCCAGCCCCAGCCCCAGCCCCAGCAGGCTCCCGCCTCCAACTACACCCCCTCGCCAGCCCCCCCGCCCAGCGTCGCTCCAGAGCCGGAGCCAGAGTACGACGTGTCCTCCCCGCCGGACTCCGAGGCGGATGGCTTCGTCAGCAGGAGGAACCCCGAGTCTGTGGACATCGTGGAGGTGCCCGAGGGCTCCAGCGACGGGACGCTGTCTGACTCTGGGGTCGAGCCCCTGGtgacggaggaggaggaggacgatGCTGGTGAAGTTCGCACCAGTCAGATATTTGTGGTTGTGGAGGAACCGGGCCGGACGCCGGACAACATGTCCATCGAGGAAGAGGAGGGCTTCACAGAACCACCTCAGGATGGGGGAGAGTACGTGGAAGTACCGATGCAG CGTAACGCAGTGTCTCTGAATGACATCAGCTCCCTCTCGGAGCTCGAGAACATGCCCGTGAAGAGCCTGAAGGAGCTGCTGCTTCGCAACAGAGTCGACTTCCGCGGCTGCTGCGAGAAGGCAGAGCTGTTGGAGAGAGCTTCCAGACTGTGGAATGACAACGCAAAAGCAAGAGAGA GCATCAGCAACCTGCCGATGGACGAGCTGTGCAAGGTGTGCATGGATGCACCCGTGGAGTGCGTGATGCTGGAGTGCGGCCACATGGCCACGTGCACGGACTGCGGCAAGCAGCTCAGCGAGTGCCCCATCTGCCGGCAGTACGTCGTGAGGATCGTGCGCACCTTCAGGGCCTGA
- the LOC134534023 gene encoding E3 ubiquitin-protein ligase rififylin-like isoform X1, whose protein sequence is MEEFVAGIFCRGDSDGKKLVCESCNTVLTFFKRKRVCCVCQQHFCRDCLSSNGSGNGNNGSTTSLIGRLADKKLKCATCMVMTARPLDREQLMQQRIRDLRRYLSSLNVSTTGCVEKKELVDLLIRHVALTSYRESAQHRPQPQPQPQPQPQPQPQPQPQQAPASNYTPSPAPPPSVAPEPEPEYDVSSPPDSEADGFVSRRNPESVDIVEVPEGSSDGTLSDSGVEPLVTEEEEDDAGEVRTSQIFVVVEEPGRTPDNMSIEEEEGFTEPPQDGGEYVEVPMQRNAVSLNDISSLSELENMPVKSLKELLLRNRVDFRGCCEKAELLERASRLWNDNAKARESMSTKQWFGLPGAGISNLPMDELCKVCMDAPVECVMLECGHMATCTDCGKQLSECPICRQYVVRIVRTFRA, encoded by the exons ATGGAG GAGTTTGTGGCTGGAATTTTTTGTCGAGGTGACTCTGATGGAAAGAAGCTGGTTTGCGAGAGCTGCAATACTGTGTTAACGTTTTTCAAAAGAAAG AGGGTGTGCTGCGTCTGCCAGCAACACTTCTGCCGGGACTGCCTCTCCTCGAACGGCAGTGGAAACGGCAACAACGGCAGCACGACGTCGCTGATCGGTCGCCTGGCGGACAAGAAGCTGAAGTGTGCAACGTGCATGGTCATGACTGCCCGGCCGCTGGACAGGGAGCAGCTCATGCAGCAGCGCATCAGGGACTTGAGACGATACCTGAGCTCCCTGAATGTCTCCACGACTGGTTGCGTGG AGAAGAAAGAGCTGGTGGACTTGCTGATACGACACGTGGCCCTGACGAGCTACAGGGAGTCTGCGCAGCACAGGCCCCAGCCCCAGCCACAGCCACAGCCCCAGCCCCAGCCCCAGCCCCAGCCCCAGCCCCAGCAGGCTCCCGCCTCCAACTACACCCCCTCGCCAGCCCCCCCGCCCAGCGTCGCTCCAGAGCCGGAGCCAGAGTACGACGTGTCCTCCCCGCCGGACTCCGAGGCGGATGGCTTCGTCAGCAGGAGGAACCCCGAGTCTGTGGACATCGTGGAGGTGCCCGAGGGCTCCAGCGACGGGACGCTGTCTGACTCTGGGGTCGAGCCCCTGGtgacggaggaggaggaggacgatGCTGGTGAAGTTCGCACCAGTCAGATATTTGTGGTTGTGGAGGAACCGGGCCGGACGCCGGACAACATGTCCATCGAGGAAGAGGAGGGCTTCACAGAACCACCTCAGGATGGGGGAGAGTACGTGGAAGTACCGATGCAG CGTAACGCAGTGTCTCTGAATGACATCAGCTCCCTCTCGGAGCTCGAGAACATGCCCGTGAAGAGCCTGAAGGAGCTGCTGCTTCGCAACAGAGTCGACTTCCGCGGCTGCTGCGAGAAGGCAGAGCTGTTGGAGAGAGCTTCCAGACTGTGGAATGACAACGCAAAAGCAAGAGAGA GCATGTCGACCAAACAGTGGTTTGGTTTGCCGGGCGCAGGCATCAGCAACCTGCCGATGGACGAGCTGTGCAAGGTGTGCATGGATGCACCCGTGGAGTGCGTGATGCTGGAGTGCGGCCACATGGCCACGTGCACGGACTGCGGCAAGCAGCTCAGCGAGTGCCCCATCTGCCGGCAGTACGTCGTGAGGATCGTGCGCACCTTCAGGGCCTGA